A stretch of DNA from Microbacterium sp. LWS13-1.2:
GCCACGCGCGTGGATGGTGTCGCCCGGCGGATCCGGTAGGCCTGGACGGCACTCCACACCAGCGTCGCCACAGCGGCGCCCTCCAGCATTCCGGCGATGACGTCGCTCAGCCAGTGCGCGTGCAGATAGGTCCGGCTCCACATCATGTAGAGCACCCAGAACGCGCCGAGGAGCCATACGTACCAGCGCCGCAGCAGCAGCCCGAGGGTGACCGCGATCGTCGTCGCGACGGCGGTATGACCGGAGGGGAACGACGTGGCGACGCTCTCGGCGAGCGAGTCCTCGGGCCGCACGCGCGCGATGACGGCGGCCATGGGCGCGCCGATCGCGACGACCACGATGATGGCGCTCGCGAGCGTCACGGCATCCCATCGTCTTCTCTGCCACACGAAGATCGCCACGAGGAGGATGCCGATCACGATGACTCCGATCGTGCCGCCGACGACGGCGGGCACCCATGCCGCGATGATGCCGACCTCACCGAGGGTCGCCAGCATGACGTCGTGCCACCACAGGTCGGCCGGGAGCGGTTCGTGCCCCCCGAGCGCCACGACGAAGCGCAGCACCACGAAGGCGACCGTCGCGACCACCCCCACGACGAGGACGACGGCCCGGTGGGGTTCCGGGTGCGGAAGACGCTCGACGGACGTGGACGCGTATGGCGCCGCCGTCCCCTGACCCTCGTCGTCGCTCACCTGCCCATTGTCGGTGCGTCAGGCGACTTCGCCGTCGCTCTTGCCCCTGGGCCCCGGCCGGTGTAGCGCGGGGACCGCCCATTGACGCCGATCACCTCCACTGCTCTGATGAGCGCATGGAGGAGATCGTCGACGTCGACTACCTGGTGGTCGGCGCGGGAGCGATGGGAATGGCGTTCGTGGATGCCCTCACCGCCCACGCCGACGTCTCGGTGGCGATCGTCGACCGTCGCCACGGCGCGGGCGGCCACTGGCTCGATGCCTACGGGTTCGTGCGGCTGCATCAGGCCTCGGCCTTCTACGGGGTCGCATCGACACTGCTGGGCGGCGGACGTGTGCAGTCCGATGGCCCCGAGCGCGGGCTGCACGAACGAGCGCGCGCAGCCGAGGTCACGGAGTACTACGCCCGCGTCCTGACCCGTCTCACGGGGACCGGGCAGGTCGTGTTCCACGGGCGCTCCGAGTACCTGGGAGAGCGCAGGTTCGCATCGCTGCTGAGCGGACGGCGATTCCGCGCGCCCCGGGCTCGGGTGGTGGATGCCGCGTACCTGTCGCCCGACATCCCCTTCCTCACGCCCCCGCCGTTCGCCGTCGCGGATGGCGCCCACGTCATCGCCGTGAACGACCTGGTCCGGATCTCGCATGCCCCCGAGCGCTACGTCATCGTCGGGGCGGGCAAGACCGCCACCGACACGTGCGTGTGGCTGCTGCAGAACGGCGTGTCACCGAACGAGATCACCTGGGTGCGACCGCGCGATGCGTGGCTGCTCAACCGCGCCGTCGTGCA
This window harbors:
- a CDS encoding phosphatase PAP2 family protein; the protein is MSDDEGQGTAAPYASTSVERLPHPEPHRAVVLVVGVVATVAFVVLRFVVALGGHEPLPADLWWHDVMLATLGEVGIIAAWVPAVVGGTIGVIVIGILLVAIFVWQRRRWDAVTLASAIIVVVAIGAPMAAVIARVRPEDSLAESVATSFPSGHTAVATTIAVTLGLLLRRWYVWLLGAFWVLYMMWSRTYLHAHWLSDVIAGMLEGAAVATLVWSAVQAYRIRRATPSTRVAV